In Rhipicephalus sanguineus isolate Rsan-2018 chromosome 1, BIME_Rsan_1.4, whole genome shotgun sequence, the DNA window GGCTGGAGACAGGTGAATAAACTCGAGAACACATAAACATGGAATTTACTTGGTGGCGAGGCTGGGCACATAGGAAACTATAACTGTACAAGGCCAAAAGAGCAGTCAATGAGGCCAGGGTAAGTGGTCAGGAAATCATGGTCTGGATGATGTCATAGGGACACTGGTGCAGAATGGTGAAAAGAACTGGTGTCTGGTGGTCAGCAAAGCTCATACATACGGTACACATGCCACTAATGATTCAGCAGCACAAACAACAAGGCGATGTGGTGGGCAGGAAACAGAGAGTGGGGCCACAAAACGAAAATGGCGGACTACGGCACACCTaatccttgcttgcttgcttgttccttaaaACAGGCTCTTACCCACTAtaagggattggccaagaagccggtgGTTAATGTAAATCAAAACATAAAGAAAAAGGCAGGGAAAGAATAAagtcccccctttttttttttaaagtgaatATCCTAATTTTAGTGacatgaaaaaaataattttaaataaatgaatgaagaatttttatgaataaaaaaataattccTAATACAAGATTTAAAAAATCTTGGTTTTCCAAAGACCCAGAGAATACCCCTCGTTCACATCCATTAGACTTCAAGCACTTCCTCTTCATCTAAAATAAGTGGCTCATATTGCTCCCCAGGACATACTGCCCTcaaaaaagcatttatttatgCCTAAATTCTGAAAGAATGATTTGCCTGTCTAGACCAATGTAGTGTTTCGAGTctatttaaagggacacaaaatgCAAATAACAATTTAGGCTATATTGATAGGTTAATACTTCAAAGAATTAAAATGTCACTATTATGAACCATAGCACAGTAGTGATTGAGATATTAATGTAAATGCAGGATAGAAAAGGCAGCTCCAGCAGGACATTCTAGCAATAACCTGATGACATAGTATGCCCACAGTATAATTCTGTCCCTATAATAAGATATAACTTAAGAAGTCTGTATACGCCCCGCCTAGATGTCCGAAGCACGGCAGCCTATTGCCTCCTTGACTAAACAAATAGTGCTACTCATGCACTAggcaatgttctccaaaggcgaggCTACGAGCTGTCCAGCTCATGACATCTGTCtggagtgcacgcccattggtgcacgcttgtgtgcatctgcctttgaggaggaaatgccacagacttctgaagttgtatctgAACATACACAGCCCCTCATAATAAAAAGATCAATGCAGCATACTCCTAGATGGCATAAACTGCTAGCTAGGAATGGTTATTCAATTCTTGGAGAAAAGATCATCTTAACAGTCGtgcgacgaaaggggctagttggttcatgctggCTTGGCTATGTGCTTGGCGAACActacaaagaacacaggacacagctTAACAGAACGCgcgcaaacttcaactggtttACTGTTCATGTGTAGTCAACGTAAGTACTGTGTTCTCTGCAGTGTTACCCAACCATAAGCGCATCGCCAAGCCAAGCCAATCATCTTGACATTAGCTTAGGTGCTGTACAAGTGTGCATGTCAGCGATGATGCCAACAGCCACCAATGTCAATGCTATGTTTTTCGATACTGCAAGTGCCAGATTCAACACCTGGAGCCAAAAACACATCGTGGCCACCATGTTTAAGGCACCGACTTTTgataatgtaataataataatatcaggggtttaatgtcccaaagcacCAACTTTTGATCAATGTTGCTTTTGACAGCGGTGCAGGCAATGCAGGTGGTAGAAAAGTTTCATGACTCGCACACTCCTATTTCATTAGTCTTGTAATGTAAAGTGCTTTGCTGGCTTTCCTTGATCGTGAAAGCACCTCTAACTGCAAGAAACACAACATGCCATGTCCATGTGATGTTGTCAGCTTGCTTTCGTGCCCAAGTTTTGCATTTCAGGCACATTTTAGGCCAGAAACCATAGTGCCACCTGTCAAGCAGTAAACAGTGCAGATGGCATATGTGGTTATTCTATCTGCTCATGGGCGGGCAATTTGGATTGCACAGGGATATGCAGACCTTTCAAACGTTTTTTTCTGTTAAATTAAGCATTTTTTAAAGCACCAAATCAGCACTGCAAGGTCCCTGGAATGGTATATTAGCAATACATGTTGTCTTAagatttgcctttagtgtccatttaatgcTACCTTACTTAAAAAAAGACCGACGTGACCTTTTTTACTTTGTAGCTTTTGCTGTAAATGAAGGCCCTGCATTTTGAAACCCCAGTATATATACTGGCAAGTGTCAGAGTGTACTAAATATTTTCCTATAGCTTTGCTACAAGCcagttttggttttgtttccCAGGAGGTGTATGTGCATGATGTCATGACTCAGTTATGTAGTAGCAGGAGAGCATAGCATCTTAATGTTCTTGCACATGCTTCTGGCTTGGTTAGTTATCTGCTACAATGGGCTGCACATTGAACAGCAGCATAGCAGATCATTAAGCCAGAGATAGTCCTAGAATGTATCGATGTTCTATTTTCAATAGTGGCACAGCTAAGAGGTGATTGGAGCTCAAGCCCCTCCCCCGAAACTATTGAGCTGCCCTGCTTTCTTGAAGCTAGATGTGCAGATGGAAGTTGGATAGGTCCCAACTTATTATAGAAATAAGCAACTAATTATTATATGTTATGCTGTAGGCACTGGTGATAGTTGACATCTGAACAAAGGCCCACAATGGGGGTGGAAGTGCAATAAAATGTGAGCAAAATATGGGAAGTATAAAATGAGAAAGGAAGAGGGACTATTTAGCAAAATTTCTCTTAGTAACGACTATTTGGATAACTTACGTACCCAGTGCCTAACAGCAAGCGAGTAGGAAAGGCCATTATGCCAGTGCAGATAGAGTGAGATTCCAGAAGTTTGTAGGACTGCCACCTTTACTCATGGGCCAATGTGGAGGCATTTTCGAAATGGACGTGCAACTTACCACTGCTTCCCCCAACCTTCCAGGCATGTGCAGCAATATCTGGTTTGTACAGATCTGGGTTTCACTTGCGTGTCTCCACTGTGATATGCATATTATAGATGTGTACCTATTCTAGCAAAGgagacagtgagagtgaaaaactATAGTACAAAATTGTTCAGCTGCAGAAGCAGTTTGTCCAGAATAGTCGCTTTTTCCATAACTAGGTGCAAAGCAATGCTGATACCAAGAGCTTATATGGTTCACAAGAGCATCTATTAGCATAATTTACTTGGAATATTTCATGAGTTCATGCCAGCTGGTCCACAGGATTGACCATTGAGCCCACAAGCAATTGAGGATAGAGTGATATCCGAGAAATGGGCAATCCTTATTTTTGTTCAAGGGACAGTGTGTACTTTTTGATGTGGACATATAACCTGCCTTTTGTCCTCCCTAAACCTTCCAGCTAAAGCACAGATATGGGTGCCAGACCCATGTCTCCCTTCCCAAAAAACATTTTCAgaagagacaaaacaaaaactGCTCTGTGAAGTGGTTCAATCTCAGTAGTTCAGAAATAATGAAAGCTTTTTGTACAACCACTGTGGTTGGGCTAGACATTTACATCATGGGTGAAACTTTGAGAGAATCCACATGTTTGCATAGACAGTTGTCCTTATATTTTCCTAATGCACAAAGCTTCCATCTATGCATAAGAATCATGACCCATGAGATTGGGCCTGAAAGTAGCTCAGCTGTGGGAGTGAAAAACCATTGCCACCTCTCAGCTTGAGGACAAACAATTTTGCGGCTCTTAAGGAATTTCAGAAAATGGAAAACCTCATCCGAAGACATCACCCATCCTCACTCACCCCTTTAGTATTCCACAGCACTGAGACGCAATTTTGCATTTTGGTCGCACCCAATTGGCCGAGGCTTGCACTTATGTCAGCCATTCCTCAAGCCGGCTCCGGGCCAGCACAAAGCACGAGCTTGGCAATGAGGCACAAGGGGATGGCACCTTGATCCCCGCAATATATGTAAATGCACGCGGATGGAGGGAGGTATGTTTGCCTCCCCACTCATGGACTAGTTCATACGCCCCACTTCGAATAGACAACTTGGACCACTGCATATGTGCCAATGGGTACGCAGAAGTAGGCATGTGAACAATGGGTATGTGACGTGTAGAAGTCCAATGAGATGAAGTGAGCAAAACTGAATCGGAGTATGCAATGAACAGAGAGACGACACAGAAGCAAAGATTGGGGACACTTCAGCAAACATGAAATAAAGCTCTCATGTTTACTGCTTTCATGATCTCGTGTATGTGTGGTTCCACCAACCTGCAGCTCATTAAGCCTCTACTCAAAGTATGGCTAACCTATTTTCAATTCTAGAAGAGTTATATAGCTACATCCAGCTTTGTTTCGTGTTCTcttaaaataaagaaaaggccACCTCACAATTGGAGGAACATTAAATACAGTGCTCTGAGTGCACTCATAAAAGCATGTTTACAGAAGCAGGAGTTGAAACTTACATGAAACTTCCCTGTTCCTTGTTGATCTCTTGCCTCCAAGCCATCTGAGACGAAGATATTGCCGAGTCATTTGTCTCGCTTGGTAATGTCTTACGGCACTGCTCTTTCTTCTTTGGTGTTGAGCAAACGGGCTTGACAGCCTGCTTCAGTGAACCAATGGCAACCTGACATGGCGGCCCAGCTCTGAACTCCGGCAATGCTTGTGCAGGCTGTTTTGGGGCACTATCTTGGGTGGGTACAGGCTCAAATAATGACACTTCTTCAGCTGGAGTGGAAGCTCGCATCTGGTCTGGCTGGTTGGTGTAGATCCACTCCAAGCGTATCTTTTTGGACTTTGCTTGGTGGGCTTGACTTAAGTGACGACAACAATCATCAAGCGTGAAAAAGCCACGGCGGCACTTGCCGCAAAGAAACCGCTTCTCTGCACGATTAACAGGTTGTTGAAAGCCCTGTTGAATAGACTTTCTCTGCATAGCAGAGACAGATGGCTTGTTACCTTGACGATGGAACTCTGCATGTCTAAGGGCTTCAGTTTTTGATTCATGAAGAAACATGCAAACCTTGCAACGATAGCAGACAACCTGTTCAATGAGGTTTGCAGCAGAAAAATTCTTCTTGGCAGCTTTCCGTGCAACTTGTTCATTTTGTGTATTCTTTGGCATGGAAGTTTGATTAAGACCTTTTTTTCTGCTACTGTCTGTGTCGTGAGAAGCAACAGGCTGAGGTAACTTTGGGGATGTAGAGGCTGGAGAAGGGACTAATCTTCCAGTTTTATTCAGTGAGTCACCTATAAGGCTTGCGACTGCCTCAGTCGTAAGTATCCTTTGTGTGTCAGAGACGGATGGCTTAAGTACTATATGCTGCATACTAGTCATATCACTAGAGTTTGTAAAACTGGGTGCTTTTAATGGGCTGTCAATTTGCCTTTCTTCTTGAGCTGTCTGCACCTGCTGTGGGCATGGAATGCTACAATTTGACTTAGCAGTACAATAAAGTGCGTCATCCAATAACCCATTTAATGAAGATGGCTGTTCAGATGAAACACTGCTATTTGGAATGTTTAAGAGTGGAATGCATGAGTATTGCTGGTAAGCTGATGTCATATTGTCTACATCAAGCACTGTTTCTGTATGTGCCATCTGCTGAACATCAATTCCAAGGGGTGGCAGCGATTCATCAGGAGAGATGCTTGACCTCTGGATGTCGCAATAAGAATATGTGGCTTCCGTTTGGTAACCATGGTGATGAGATTGTTCATTGATGTCCTGCATTTTAGCGCTGTCAATATGGTATGTTTCAACATTTTGACTTGTGCAGGCTTGCATGTCATCAATATGCTTCTCCGCGGACTCTCTAGGCGACTCTGGACCTGTCTGATTGTTCGTCATCTGCGCTAGAAGTGCCCACAGCTGCAAACCACCTCCGGCACGAGGCCCACCCGGCCGAAGCTCCGATACCGGAGGCAACGCACCGGTTGACTGGGTATCGGACGTGCTTGTAGTGCCCAACATTCCATTGGAAAGCCAAGTCGGTATAGATGAAATATGAAGGCTGCCATTTTGAGTGCCTGCCGCAGGAGTGCCTCCCGAAACACCGGCTGCTGAAGATTCCAAGTTTTCGAGGCACTGTGCAATTTGTGACGCTTGACTAGATGCGGAAATATCGCAGCTGAGGATATCGGTTGACGATGCTCCAAAATCCATTGATTCCAGATTTTCCCCAAGCTGCTGTAATTAAAGACTTTTCAGCTTCACCTTCATGCCGCATTCGATACCTGAAAGACGAAATGCCGCGTTCAGAATGACAGGACGGCAATCCAGGAACTTATACATCGTGAACAAGTAGATTGCTATTAGAGCAGGTAATTCGCGTGATCACACAAACTTCGAAGTCACATTTGAAAACAAGCCATAAATTATtggctacttttctttttctcaggaAGTATATCATCCCACGAACTCACATGCTCCATCCGCCAAGTGAGAAATTCAAAAACGCGGCGCTGATTCCGTAAGCCTACGAACACCTCGTCGAGAGGCTAGGGAGGACAGCTCGATAAATTGAAAACGATAGGCACTCGTTTCAAACTTTTACAACCTGTGCAAGATAAAACTTCTATGTTCAACAAAGTAAAAAAGCGGACCAAAAGTGCACGTGTCTTTTATTTACAAGCAAAGAAATTTTGTTACCTAAGGTGCAAAGTCGGGAATAGTCTCTACAGGGGTTCCTGCGTGCTGAAGAAAAATATGGTTGGGCTATCCAAATAGGAGCCATCCAATGAGACTTGGAGAAATAACCGCCATACCAAGGCAAGATTGCGATTCGCCTGCTTTCAGCCAATGGGATAAAAGTGCGACAACACAACCAAGAAACTGCAATGGCGTCGAAGCCTTCACAGGTAAGCCCAGAATGCAAAAATTCTGCCTTTATTGATCTTCAAGCGAAGCTATCTATGCCTGAAAATTAAGATATACAATGAAACATACAAACGATCAGCTCTGTAGGTGTTCCAGTCAATTATATTCGAGTAATCACGCAATACAGCCATGGCGGAAAGAGTATTATACCCTCACACCAAAGGCGTTTCTGAAAATAACCTCGACTCAAGACAAGAAGCCTCGCATCTATGGCCGGCGGCTTGACGTCTGCTCGTATTCGGCGGCTTCAACTTGTCGTTGCAATAAAACAGCTTAGGCTTTATGTGTAATTTGGTAGTTATTGCTGTACAACTATATAATACGCGTCCTCGTTGTACGAGTAGCATAGGAAAACGTGACTAGGCCTACATTATCGCCGTATCGCCATAGCTGGATCACTAGATGTTCTCTGACTGCGTGACGTTTCAGTATGTATTGGTTCAGAACGTGTTAACGGTATGCACCACTATTTAGCGTTGCGTTCCTGTGTGCTGAATGTGGAGTCGTTGATAGCTTCCTTTTTTCGCAAGTGATTCAGCAGCACATAGAAGTCTTCAGACATATGCTGTGAACGTCTGTTTTGCTTTTGTTCGGTGTATTGTTACTGCATTCAGTGGATAGTAGCGCTTCTTTCGTAGCCTAACGCTTTCACTATGTTGTGAGCTCTTGAAAGTCTGCGAAGCAGTTGCCGCGAGTGGGCTTCTAAGCACATTGTGTGTCGCTAAATCATCTTGTGTATTACGTGGGCTTTTACACGTTCTGCTGAAGTGTCAGTTGCTTTGCAAATTTCCGTGCGCATGGTGTGCACGTTAGGCTTTAGAAGGTCATTTCCTGCCCAAAATTTCTCTAGCGGTAGCGTTACTATTACGCATGCCACGCTGCTACTGCTTGGTGTCACTGGTGCAGTGCCGGTCGCAGGTACCGAGCGGGCATCGCACGCTAGAAAGTCGAGTATGCTACTTATTTGCGACTGCGTTTGCTGTGACGGTCTTAGCCGCATTGCTAAAGCCCATAAAAACTCGTAAGTTACGTCACTACTGACAATAGTTGTTCAGTTTACGAGAACTCCGGATGCCCTTTCGTAGATAAAATTCAGCAAATATTCGGAACTCAACATGTTTTAATAGAAAATTAAACTCGTGTAAGTAGCACAATCTGACCCACGTGCAGAGTCCAAATGCCGCGGTTTCGGTTTCAATGCGTGCGAGTTAGGGGCTTTTCAACAGGAGTTGGCtgcgttatggcgaagcgcagaAACGCCCACGTGTGCCATGTCACAGGGTGTTCAATGAAACCATCGATACTAAACATCCGGTAACGCGTGTAACGACGTCCCGCGTAGCCCGACTTCCACATttcctctgtctttcttcctttgctTTTTTTACTGACACTATCTAGCTTTCACATGGTACCGCCGGTGGTATATTAAATTATGCAGGTTAAT includes these proteins:
- the LOC119407142 gene encoding zinc finger protein 667 — its product is MDFGASSTDILSCDISASSQASQIAQCLENLESSAAGVSGGTPAAGTQNGSLHISSIPTWLSNGMLGTTSTSDTQSTGALPPVSELRPGGPRAGGGLQLWALLAQMTNNQTGPESPRESAEKHIDDMQACTSQNVETYHIDSAKMQDINEQSHHHGYQTEATYSYCDIQRSSISPDESLPPLGIDVQQMAHTETVLDVDNMTSAYQQYSCIPLLNIPNSSVSSEQPSSLNGLLDDALYCTAKSNCSIPCPQQVQTAQEERQIDSPLKAPSFTNSSDMTSMQHIVLKPSVSDTQRILTTEAVASLIGDSLNKTGRLVPSPASTSPKLPQPVASHDTDSSRKKGLNQTSMPKNTQNEQVARKAAKKNFSAANLIEQVVCYRCKVCMFLHESKTEALRHAEFHRQGNKPSVSAMQRKSIQQGFQQPVNRAEKRFLCGKCRRGFFTLDDCCRHLSQAHQAKSKKIRLEWIYTNQPDQMRASTPAEEVSLFEPVPTQDSAPKQPAQALPEFRAGPPCQVAIGSLKQAVKPVCSTPKKKEQCRKTLPSETNDSAISSSQMAWRQEINKEQGSFICERKGCNVRFRELENLEYHLKCHRADAPDFACPECSVVCLRWRTMTGHLWRHHLCDMELHQCDQCDFRTYSLSKLENLHKRTHGEERPFLCDVCGKGFKTGKQLRNHKAIHRQATGQWSAVAAGQGNGNTSSLPAEACSECGRCFRVRRLLQLHRDSVHRKLRPFLCSYCGHRASSQSSLKMHLRQHTGEKPFACNLCEYRTGDHNSLRRHKMRHSGTKPYKCPHCPYACIQSSTFKSHLHRKHPGQSDSLLFACPLCSFRTVREDNYKAHLSDHSSSEAQSLSNASAPCSAEQTANLSSALTLGDIVGFAQSAS